Proteins encoded in a region of the Burkholderia ubonensis subsp. mesacidophila genome:
- a CDS encoding amino acid ABC transporter ATP-binding protein, with amino-acid sequence MIRLERIDKSFGAQRVLAQVELALKPGSVTALIGPSGSGKSTLLRCVNLLETPESGVLTVGGARVEFSAGRRPSRDAVFAVRRQTGMVFQNFQLFPHLTVVQNVMEGLVTVQKWSRERARERALALLAKVGIADKADAWPSTLSGGQQQRVAIARALAPSPQVLLCDEPTSALDPELSVEVVEVLRQLAREGTTMLMATHDLRLAASIAHDAVFLADGRVVESGASRDLFARPRDARTARFISTLTQAVAVA; translated from the coding sequence ATGATCCGGCTCGAACGCATCGACAAGTCGTTCGGCGCGCAGCGGGTGCTCGCGCAGGTCGAGCTCGCGCTGAAGCCAGGCAGCGTCACCGCGCTGATCGGCCCGTCCGGCAGCGGCAAGAGCACGCTGCTGCGCTGCGTGAACTTGCTGGAGACGCCGGAATCCGGCGTGCTCACCGTCGGCGGCGCGCGCGTCGAATTCTCGGCCGGCCGCCGGCCGTCGCGCGACGCGGTGTTCGCGGTGCGTCGGCAGACCGGCATGGTGTTCCAGAACTTCCAGCTGTTTCCGCATCTGACGGTCGTGCAGAACGTGATGGAGGGGCTCGTCACGGTGCAGAAGTGGAGCCGCGAACGCGCGCGCGAGCGGGCGCTCGCGCTGCTCGCGAAAGTCGGCATCGCGGACAAGGCCGACGCGTGGCCGTCGACGCTGTCGGGCGGTCAGCAGCAGCGCGTCGCGATCGCGCGTGCGCTTGCGCCGTCGCCGCAGGTGCTGCTGTGCGACGAGCCGACGTCGGCGCTCGATCCCGAGCTGTCCGTCGAAGTGGTCGAGGTGCTGCGGCAGCTCGCGCGCGAAGGCACGACGATGCTGATGGCGACGCATGACCTGCGGCTCGCCGCGTCGATTGCGCACGACGCGGTGTTTCTTGCGGACGGGCGGGTGGTGGAAAGCGGGGCGTCGCGCGATTTGTTTGCGCGGCCGCGTGATGCGCGTACCGCGCGGTTCATCTCGACGCTTACGCAGGCGGTGGCGGTGGCCTGA
- a CDS encoding amino acid ABC transporter permease: MPAWLHLMGQSLWPLLYAGLVFTVPLTLASFAIGLLLAFAAALARLFGPSWAQAAVRFYIWLFRGSPLLVQLFVIFYGLPNVGIVLDPLTAAVIGFSLNVGAYNAEVIRGVIESIPKGQWEAAYSMAMTRAQALRRAILPQAARVALPALSNSFISLVKDTSLAAVLTVPEIFQAAQRIAAVTYEPLILYTEAALIYLLFSSVLSTLQQRLELHFGRHARFHAELR; encoded by the coding sequence ATGCCGGCGTGGCTGCACCTGATGGGGCAATCGCTGTGGCCCCTGCTGTACGCGGGGCTCGTGTTCACGGTGCCGCTGACGCTTGCGTCGTTCGCGATCGGCCTGCTGCTCGCGTTCGCCGCCGCGCTCGCGCGCCTGTTCGGGCCGAGCTGGGCGCAGGCGGCCGTGCGCTTCTACATCTGGCTGTTTCGCGGCTCGCCGCTGCTCGTGCAACTGTTCGTGATCTTCTACGGGCTGCCGAACGTCGGCATCGTGCTCGATCCGCTGACGGCGGCCGTGATCGGCTTCTCGCTGAACGTCGGCGCATACAACGCCGAGGTGATTCGCGGCGTGATCGAATCGATCCCGAAAGGGCAGTGGGAAGCCGCCTACTCGATGGCGATGACGCGCGCGCAGGCGCTGCGCCGCGCGATCCTGCCGCAGGCGGCGCGGGTCGCGCTGCCCGCGCTGTCGAATTCGTTCATCTCGCTCGTCAAGGACACGTCGCTCGCGGCGGTGCTGACCGTGCCCGAGATCTTCCAGGCCGCGCAGCGCATCGCGGCGGTGACCTACGAGCCGCTGATCCTGTATACCGAGGCCGCGTTGATCTATCTGCTGTTCAGCTCGGTGTTGTCGACGCTGCAGCAGCGCCTCGAATTGCATTTCGGCCGCCATGCGCGGTTCCACGCGGAGCTGCGATGA
- a CDS encoding amino acid ABC transporter substrate-binding protein gives MKLIRSMLLVALLPVVAAANAFAADDLSHIKSSGVFRVGTEGTYAPFTYHDETGRLTGFDVDLATAIAQRLGVKPQFVEGKWDGLIAGLDVNRYDAVVNEVAITDARKAKYDFSAPYITSRAVLIVRSDNAAIRSFDDLKGRKSANTLTSNFGKLAAAHGADVVAVQGFNEAIDLLTSGRVDATVNDSLSYLDFRKHKPDAKLKIAATDTSGAGDQSGVLIRKGSPELRAAIDKALADLKADGTYAKISQKYFGHDVSQQ, from the coding sequence ATGAAACTCATCCGCTCCATGCTGCTTGTCGCGTTGCTGCCGGTTGTTGCGGCTGCGAACGCTTTCGCCGCAGACGACCTTTCGCACATCAAGTCGTCCGGGGTGTTCCGGGTCGGCACCGAAGGCACGTACGCGCCGTTCACGTATCACGACGAGACGGGCCGGCTGACGGGCTTCGACGTCGACCTCGCGACCGCGATCGCGCAGCGACTCGGCGTGAAGCCGCAGTTCGTCGAAGGCAAGTGGGATGGGCTGATCGCGGGCCTCGACGTGAATCGTTACGACGCGGTCGTCAACGAAGTGGCGATCACCGACGCGCGCAAGGCGAAGTACGACTTCTCGGCGCCGTACATCACGTCGCGCGCCGTGCTGATCGTGCGCTCGGACAACGCGGCGATCCGCTCGTTTGACGACCTGAAAGGCCGGAAGTCGGCGAACACGCTGACGAGCAACTTCGGCAAGCTCGCCGCCGCGCACGGCGCGGACGTCGTCGCGGTGCAGGGCTTCAATGAGGCGATCGACCTGCTGACGTCGGGGCGCGTCGACGCGACGGTCAACGATTCGCTGTCGTATCTCGACTTCCGCAAGCACAAGCCCGACGCGAAGCTGAAGATCGCGGCGACGGACACGTCCGGCGCGGGCGACCAGTCGGGCGTGCTGATCCGCAAGGGCAGCCCCGAGCTTCGCGCGGCGATCGACAAGGCGCTCGCCGACCTCAAGGCGGACGGCACTTACGCGAAGATCTCGCAGAAGTACTTCGGCCACGACGTGTCGCAACAGTGA
- the phnY gene encoding phosphonoacetaldehyde dehydrogenase — protein MNATAASTDIGEIRHEALRIDGERIRRDATIDVRNPYDGARVGTVPKATLDDVRRAFAVAHAYRPQLTRHDRAAILRRAADLVRARTAEIARLITAEAGLCIKDSTYEAGRVADVLTFGAGEVLKDDGQIFSCDLTPHGKKRRVYTQREPLLGVISAITPFNHPMNQVAHKIVPAVATNNRIVVKPSEKVPLSCCLFADILYEAGLPPQMLQVITGDPKEIADELITNPAIDLITFTGGVSIGKSIAARMGYRRAVLELGGNDPIIVMEDADLDEASTLAVSGSYKNSGQRCTAIKRMLVHEAVADRFTELVVEKTRAWPYGNPADPSIDMGTVIDEAAARFCEQQVNDALARGARLLAGNVRDGALYAPTVVDRVTPDMPLVKHETFGPVSPIMRFRDIDDAIRMSNSTDYALSSSICTNRFDYITRFITELEVGSVNVREVPGYRLELTPFGGVKDSGLGYKEGVQEAMKSFTNTKTYSLPW, from the coding sequence ATGAACGCCACGGCAGCATCGACGGACATCGGCGAGATCCGTCACGAAGCGTTGCGGATCGACGGCGAACGGATTCGCCGCGACGCGACGATCGACGTGCGCAATCCGTACGACGGCGCGCGGGTCGGCACCGTGCCGAAAGCGACGCTCGACGACGTGCGGCGCGCGTTCGCGGTCGCCCACGCGTACCGGCCGCAGCTCACGCGCCACGACCGTGCGGCGATCCTGCGCCGCGCGGCCGACCTCGTGCGCGCGCGCACCGCCGAGATCGCGCGGCTGATCACCGCGGAAGCCGGGCTGTGCATCAAGGACTCGACGTACGAAGCGGGCCGCGTCGCGGACGTGCTGACGTTCGGCGCGGGCGAAGTGCTGAAGGACGACGGGCAGATCTTCTCGTGCGATCTGACGCCGCACGGCAAGAAGCGCCGCGTGTACACGCAGCGCGAGCCGCTGCTCGGCGTGATCTCGGCGATCACGCCGTTCAACCATCCGATGAACCAGGTCGCGCACAAGATCGTGCCGGCGGTCGCCACCAACAACCGGATCGTCGTGAAGCCGTCGGAGAAGGTGCCGCTGTCGTGCTGCCTGTTCGCGGACATCCTCTACGAAGCGGGCCTGCCGCCGCAGATGCTGCAGGTGATCACCGGCGATCCGAAGGAGATCGCCGACGAGCTGATCACGAATCCGGCGATCGACCTGATCACGTTCACGGGCGGCGTGTCGATCGGCAAGTCGATCGCCGCGCGGATGGGCTATCGGCGCGCGGTGCTCGAGCTCGGCGGCAACGATCCGATCATCGTGATGGAAGACGCCGACCTCGACGAGGCGAGCACGCTCGCGGTGTCGGGTTCGTACAAGAACTCCGGGCAGCGCTGCACCGCGATCAAGCGGATGCTCGTGCACGAGGCGGTCGCCGACCGCTTCACCGAGCTGGTGGTCGAGAAGACGCGCGCGTGGCCGTACGGCAATCCGGCCGATCCGTCGATCGACATGGGCACGGTGATCGACGAGGCGGCCGCGCGGTTCTGCGAGCAGCAGGTGAACGACGCGCTCGCGCGCGGCGCGCGGCTCTTGGCCGGCAACGTGCGCGACGGCGCGCTGTACGCGCCGACGGTCGTCGATCGCGTGACGCCCGACATGCCGCTCGTGAAGCACGAGACGTTCGGGCCGGTGTCGCCGATCATGCGCTTTCGCGATATCGACGACGCGATCCGGATGTCGAACAGCACCGACTATGCGCTGTCGTCGTCGATCTGCACGAACCGCTTCGACTACATCACGCGCTTCATCACCGAGCTGGAAGTCGGCAGCGTGAACGTGCGCGAGGTGCCCGGGTATCGGCTCGAGCTGACGCCGTTCGGCGGCGTGAAGGATTCGGGGCTCGGCTACAAGGAAGGCGTGCAGGAAGCGATGAAGAGCTTCACGAATACGAAGACGTATTCGCTGCCGTGGTAA
- the phnA gene encoding phosphonoacetate hydrolase has protein sequence MTQTPVSVEVNGRRYNWMSRPVVVVCVDGCAYEYLEQAAEAGVAPFLRTLLKPGTALKGECVVPSFTNPNNLSIVTGVPPSVHGISGNYFYDRDSGAEVLMNDPKYLDAPTVLAAFADRGARVAVVTAKDKLRRLLGNGLNGICFSSEKADEATIAENGIDDVLELVGKPVPSVYSADLSEFVFAAGVRLLETRPIDLMYLSTTDYVQHKCAPGTPGANAFYAMMDGYLKRLDELGAIVAITADHGMNAKHDAATGEPNVIYLQELFDDWLGEDAARVILPITDPYVVHHGALGSFATVYVPASADVDALRARLAAVDGIELALTGAEGCARFELPPARLGDLIVVSRQDVVLGTRRSKHDLSGLDVPLRSHGGLSEQIVPLVFSRPVDADVAGRTRLRNFDIVDIALNHLQ, from the coding sequence ATGACTCAAACGCCTGTTTCAGTGGAAGTGAACGGCCGCCGCTACAACTGGATGAGCCGGCCGGTGGTGGTGGTATGCGTCGACGGTTGCGCGTACGAATATCTGGAACAGGCGGCCGAGGCCGGCGTCGCGCCGTTCCTGCGCACGCTGCTGAAGCCCGGGACGGCGCTCAAGGGCGAGTGCGTGGTGCCGAGCTTCACGAACCCGAACAATCTGTCGATCGTGACGGGCGTGCCGCCGTCGGTGCACGGGATCAGCGGCAACTACTTCTACGATCGTGACAGCGGCGCCGAAGTGCTGATGAACGATCCGAAGTACCTGGACGCGCCGACCGTGCTCGCGGCGTTCGCCGACCGGGGCGCGCGCGTCGCGGTGGTGACTGCCAAGGACAAGCTGCGCCGCCTGCTCGGCAACGGGCTGAACGGCATCTGCTTCTCGTCGGAGAAGGCGGACGAGGCGACCATCGCGGAAAACGGCATCGACGACGTGCTCGAACTGGTCGGCAAGCCGGTGCCGAGCGTGTACAGCGCGGACCTGTCGGAATTCGTGTTCGCCGCGGGCGTGCGGCTGCTCGAGACGCGCCCGATCGACCTGATGTACCTGTCGACCACCGACTACGTGCAGCACAAGTGCGCGCCCGGCACGCCCGGCGCGAACGCGTTCTACGCGATGATGGACGGCTACCTGAAGCGGCTCGACGAACTCGGCGCGATCGTCGCGATCACCGCCGACCACGGGATGAACGCGAAGCACGACGCCGCGACCGGCGAGCCGAACGTGATCTACCTGCAGGAGCTGTTCGACGACTGGCTCGGCGAGGACGCCGCGCGCGTGATCCTGCCGATCACCGATCCGTACGTCGTGCATCACGGCGCGCTCGGTTCGTTCGCGACCGTCTACGTGCCGGCGTCGGCCGATGTCGATGCGCTGCGCGCGCGGCTTGCCGCCGTCGACGGGATCGAGCTCGCGCTGACGGGCGCCGAAGGCTGTGCGCGCTTCGAGCTGCCGCCGGCCCGGCTGGGCGACCTGATCGTGGTCTCGCGACAGGACGTCGTGCTCGGCACGCGTCGCAGCAAGCACGACCTGTCGGGCCTCGACGTGCCGCTGCGCTCGCACGGCGGGCTTTCCGAGCAGATCGTGCCGCTCGTCTTCAGCCGGCCGGTCGACGCCGACGTGGCGGGCCGCACGCGGCTGCGCAATTTCGACATCGTCGACATCGCACTCAATCACCTGCAGTGA
- a CDS encoding FAD-dependent oxidoreductase translates to MRPFWIEQALFHDGDLAPALQGATQADVCIVGGGFTGLWTAIQAKQHNPALDVVILESDLCGAGASGRNGGCLLTWSAKFLTLRRLFGEAEAIRLVKASEAAVQHIANFCRDHGIDAELRVDGTLYTATSPAQVGTLAPVLDALAACGIHSYAPLPPAEVARRSGSARNLDGVYSPIAATVHPGKLVRGLRRVALAMGIRIHERTPMLDFTPGPPAVVRTPAGSVTAGKLVFAINAWMASRFPQFARTIAVVSSDMVITEKCPELLARTGLADGVSVLDSRIFVYYYRSTPDGRLMLGKGGNTFAWRGRIAPVFDQRSPYEAQLTQSLREFFPSLAGVPITASWNGPSDRSVTGFPFFGRLDGAPHVFYGFGYSGNGVGPTYMGGQILSSLVLGLDNAWTRSPLTRGPLGQFPPEPLRYVGSHVVRNAIRRKERAEDANRRPWIVDTWLSGFASAAGKADKA, encoded by the coding sequence ATGCGTCCCTTCTGGATCGAACAAGCGCTGTTCCACGACGGCGATCTCGCCCCTGCGCTCCAAGGCGCGACGCAGGCCGACGTCTGCATCGTCGGCGGCGGCTTCACCGGCCTGTGGACCGCGATTCAGGCGAAGCAGCACAACCCCGCGCTCGACGTCGTGATCCTCGAAAGCGACCTGTGCGGCGCGGGCGCGAGCGGCCGCAACGGCGGCTGCCTGCTCACGTGGTCAGCGAAATTCCTGACGCTGCGGCGCCTGTTCGGCGAAGCCGAGGCGATCCGGCTCGTGAAGGCATCCGAAGCAGCCGTGCAGCACATCGCCAATTTCTGTCGCGATCACGGCATCGATGCGGAACTGCGCGTCGACGGCACGCTGTACACCGCGACGTCGCCCGCCCAGGTCGGCACGCTCGCGCCGGTGCTCGACGCGCTCGCCGCGTGCGGCATCCACAGCTACGCGCCGCTTCCGCCGGCGGAAGTCGCACGCCGCTCGGGCTCGGCGCGCAACCTCGACGGCGTGTACTCGCCGATCGCCGCGACCGTGCATCCGGGCAAGCTCGTGCGCGGGCTGCGCCGCGTCGCGCTCGCGATGGGCATCCGCATCCACGAGCGCACGCCGATGCTCGACTTCACGCCGGGGCCGCCGGCCGTCGTGCGCACGCCGGCCGGCAGCGTCACCGCGGGCAAGCTCGTGTTCGCGATCAACGCGTGGATGGCGAGCCGCTTCCCGCAGTTCGCGCGCACGATCGCGGTCGTGTCGAGCGACATGGTCATCACCGAGAAGTGTCCGGAATTGCTCGCGAGGACGGGGCTCGCCGACGGCGTGTCGGTGCTCGATTCGCGGATCTTCGTGTACTACTACCGCAGCACGCCGGACGGGCGGCTGATGCTCGGCAAGGGCGGCAACACGTTCGCGTGGCGCGGCCGCATCGCGCCGGTGTTCGACCAGCGCTCGCCCTACGAGGCGCAGCTCACGCAGAGCCTGCGCGAATTCTTCCCGTCGCTCGCCGGCGTGCCGATCACCGCAAGCTGGAACGGCCCGTCGGACCGCTCGGTGACGGGCTTCCCGTTCTTCGGCCGCCTCGACGGCGCGCCGCACGTGTTCTATGGCTTCGGCTATTCGGGCAACGGCGTGGGGCCGACCTACATGGGCGGGCAGATCCTGTCGTCGCTGGTGCTCGGCCTCGACAACGCGTGGACGCGCAGCCCGCTCACGCGCGGCCCGCTCGGCCAGTTCCCGCCGGAGCCGTTGCGCTACGTCGGCTCGCATGTCGTGCGCAACGCGATTCGCCGCAAGGAGCGTGCGGAGGATGCGAACAGGCGGCCGTGGATTGTCGATACTTGGCTTTCCGGGTTTGCGAGCGCGGCGGGGAAAGCGGACAAGGCTTGA
- a CDS encoding DUF1493 family protein — MENYTRDDLVAFIRQEACMPPKKPITDDMNVVHSLGQHGDDANDFMEKFFETFTVKRGDYDFCRYFFMEGEGFISHLFKKHILRKPHSLKRETMTVGMLHKAALNRKWDCEALSETGWVMDDFFDKQTGK; from the coding sequence ATGGAAAATTACACGCGGGACGATCTGGTTGCGTTTATCCGGCAGGAGGCCTGCATGCCTCCCAAGAAGCCCATTACCGACGACATGAATGTTGTGCATTCTTTGGGCCAACACGGAGATGACGCCAATGATTTTATGGAAAAGTTCTTCGAAACCTTCACAGTGAAGCGGGGCGACTACGATTTTTGCCGCTACTTTTTCATGGAAGGAGAGGGATTCATCTCGCATCTTTTCAAAAAACACATACTGAGAAAACCTCACTCACTAAAAAGAGAGACAATGACAGTCGGAATGCTCCACAAGGCGGCCCTCAACCGAAAATGGGATTGCGAGGCTCTGTCGGAGACCGGCTGGGTTATGGACGATTTTTTCGACAAACAAACCGGCAAATAG
- a CDS encoding Tse2 family ADP-ribosyltransferase toxin, producing the protein MLPSECFLLSEDLYRLGNSTSPRLTHIRPRDITVVQINGVNVVQSNGKGISLFTADGIMHRPVGGWVWRFKKGAHVPGDLRIIPDGKDHYVIAPARSMPLDKYKGLLEEMAMSATREFNKK; encoded by the coding sequence ATGCTTCCCTCCGAATGTTTTCTATTAAGCGAGGATCTTTATCGCCTCGGCAACTCGACAAGCCCCAGATTGACTCATATCCGGCCCAGAGATATAACTGTCGTTCAGATCAACGGCGTCAATGTCGTGCAGTCAAACGGCAAGGGGATCAGTCTCTTCACCGCCGATGGCATCATGCATCGCCCTGTTGGCGGATGGGTGTGGCGATTCAAAAAAGGGGCTCATGTTCCTGGCGATTTGAGGATCATTCCAGATGGCAAGGATCACTATGTTATTGCCCCTGCAAGGAGCATGCCTCTTGACAAATACAAGGGACTTCTTGAAGAAATGGCCATGTCCGCCACGCGGGAATTCAACAAAAAATAG
- a CDS encoding phosphonate utilization associated transcriptional regulator — translation MTSPNALNAIELLQSQSLAMIVQDMLERAIVSGEYAPGEKLNEVDIATKLNVSRGPVREAFRALEQAGLLRNEKNRGVTVRVVPLREAEEIYEVRAMLDESVARALAKRISPETLKVLKGIIQSMKAAAKAHDVTRYTELNVQFHDAMVVGVGNTHLTDTYRRLVRQLGLLRQAAIESEEDALTVSASEHEKIVQTLGSGDEEKAVALVREHLAHGLARMRRTHEQGLPATGKAARGKAGT, via the coding sequence ATGACTTCCCCGAACGCGCTCAACGCCATCGAACTCCTGCAGAGCCAGTCGCTCGCGATGATCGTGCAGGACATGCTCGAGCGCGCGATCGTGTCCGGCGAATACGCGCCCGGCGAGAAGCTCAACGAAGTCGACATCGCGACGAAGCTGAACGTGTCGCGCGGCCCCGTGCGCGAAGCGTTCCGCGCGCTCGAGCAGGCGGGCCTGCTGCGCAACGAGAAGAATCGCGGCGTGACGGTGCGCGTCGTGCCGTTGCGCGAAGCCGAGGAGATCTACGAAGTGCGCGCGATGCTCGACGAGTCGGTCGCGCGCGCGCTCGCGAAGCGCATCTCGCCCGAGACGCTCAAGGTGCTGAAAGGCATCATCCAGTCGATGAAGGCGGCGGCGAAGGCACACGACGTCACGCGCTATACCGAGCTCAACGTGCAGTTCCACGACGCGATGGTCGTCGGCGTCGGCAACACGCACCTGACCGACACCTATCGCCGGCTCGTGCGGCAACTCGGCCTGCTGCGGCAGGCGGCGATCGAGTCCGAGGAGGATGCGCTGACGGTGTCGGCGTCCGAGCACGAGAAGATCGTGCAGACGCTCGGCAGCGGCGACGAGGAGAAGGCGGTCGCGCTCGTGCGCGAGCATCTCGCGCACGGCCTCGCGCGGATGCGCCGCACGCACGAGCAGGGATTGCCGGCGACGGGAAAGGCGGCGCGGGGGAAGGCGGGCACGTGA
- a CDS encoding phosphocholine-specific phospholipase C — MSSTNRRDFLRLAAQSAGAMAAYAGFPPAIRKALAMPAASRTRSIQDVEHVVIFMQENRSFDHYFGGLRGVRGFNDPRPHLLPNGAPVWLQPPAAVHTKNYHARGLDPAAPYVLPFYLDPKQTTEFQPGTNHGWSSGHLAWNNGQWDQWVNQKQDVLTMGYLKRQDLTYHYALADAFTICDAYFCSAHADTAPNRIYLWTGTIDSRNVYGTKPNGPGIGERNNVNGYTWTTYAERLENANVSWKVYQGGTGIPGDPTDNYTDNSLMFFKRFQVKEGASGPLVDKGASNHTLAELKADVQANRLPQVSWIVAPYKYSEHPQASPTDGAFYINMVLEALTSNPDVWAKTVFILNYDENDGLFDHIVPPVPPVTSGVNGQGVVSANLLGNLGDELLDLNKYPGEMSPLVPGADPGGIQPIGLGPRVPLIIISPWTKGGWVCSETFDHTSVLRFLEARFGVKEPNISAWRRSVCGDLTSAFDFSGKPDASTVSFTVPQHLTTAGQAYQVPAQQAMPAQEAGTRPARALPYEVFVHSHVNSHDGNVWLDFANTGDAGAAFYVYDRRNPSSQPRRYAVSAGDKLADSWSTSVAQGDYHLAVYGPNGYLCEFQGNTARAMDGHHANPEAKLGYDVRNRHVYLQLRNSGCATCRVVVDNAYSHAHARTYVLEPGERVEDHWELSSSHGWYDLSIVATTTGGASDKVVRRFAGHVETGRPSQSDPGPVKR, encoded by the coding sequence ATGTCCTCGACCAACCGACGCGATTTCCTGCGCCTTGCCGCCCAGTCAGCCGGGGCGATGGCCGCCTACGCGGGCTTTCCGCCCGCGATCCGCAAGGCGCTCGCGATGCCGGCCGCCTCGCGCACCCGCTCGATCCAGGACGTCGAGCACGTCGTGATCTTCATGCAGGAAAACCGCTCGTTCGACCACTACTTCGGCGGGCTGCGCGGCGTGCGCGGCTTCAACGACCCGCGCCCGCACCTGCTGCCGAACGGCGCGCCGGTCTGGCTGCAGCCGCCGGCCGCCGTGCACACGAAGAACTACCATGCGCGCGGGCTCGACCCGGCCGCGCCGTACGTGCTGCCGTTCTACCTCGATCCGAAGCAGACGACCGAATTCCAGCCGGGCACCAACCACGGCTGGAGCAGCGGCCACCTCGCGTGGAACAACGGCCAGTGGGACCAGTGGGTGAACCAGAAGCAGGACGTGCTGACGATGGGCTACCTGAAGCGCCAGGACCTGACCTATCACTACGCGCTCGCCGACGCGTTCACGATCTGCGATGCGTACTTCTGCTCGGCGCACGCCGACACCGCGCCGAACCGCATCTACCTGTGGACCGGCACGATCGATTCGCGCAACGTGTACGGCACGAAGCCGAACGGCCCCGGCATCGGCGAGCGCAACAACGTCAACGGCTATACGTGGACGACCTATGCGGAGCGGCTCGAGAACGCGAACGTCAGCTGGAAGGTGTACCAGGGCGGCACCGGCATCCCGGGCGACCCGACCGACAACTACACCGACAACTCGCTGATGTTCTTCAAGCGTTTTCAGGTGAAGGAAGGCGCGAGCGGCCCGCTCGTCGACAAGGGCGCGTCGAACCACACGCTCGCGGAGCTGAAGGCCGACGTGCAGGCGAATCGCCTGCCACAGGTGTCGTGGATCGTCGCGCCGTACAAGTACAGCGAGCATCCTCAGGCGTCGCCGACCGACGGCGCGTTCTACATCAACATGGTGCTCGAGGCGCTGACGTCGAATCCGGACGTGTGGGCGAAGACGGTGTTCATCCTCAACTACGACGAGAACGACGGGCTGTTCGACCACATCGTGCCGCCGGTGCCGCCCGTCACGAGCGGCGTGAACGGGCAGGGCGTCGTGTCGGCGAACCTGCTGGGCAATCTCGGCGACGAGCTGCTCGACCTGAACAAGTATCCGGGCGAGATGAGCCCGCTCGTGCCGGGCGCGGACCCGGGCGGCATCCAGCCGATCGGCCTCGGGCCACGCGTGCCGCTGATCATCATCTCGCCGTGGACGAAGGGCGGCTGGGTGTGCTCGGAGACCTTCGATCACACGTCCGTGCTGCGTTTCCTCGAGGCGCGCTTCGGCGTCAAGGAGCCGAACATCAGCGCGTGGCGCCGCTCGGTCTGTGGCGACCTGACGTCGGCGTTCGACTTCTCCGGCAAGCCGGACGCGTCGACGGTGAGCTTCACGGTGCCGCAGCACCTCACGACGGCGGGCCAGGCGTACCAAGTGCCCGCGCAGCAGGCGATGCCCGCGCAGGAAGCCGGCACGCGGCCGGCGCGCGCGCTGCCTTACGAGGTCTTCGTGCACAGCCACGTGAACAGCCACGACGGCAACGTGTGGCTGGATTTCGCGAACACCGGCGACGCGGGCGCGGCGTTCTACGTGTACGACCGCCGCAATCCGTCGAGCCAGCCGCGCCGCTATGCGGTGTCCGCGGGCGACAAGCTCGCCGACAGCTGGAGCACGTCGGTCGCGCAGGGCGACTATCACCTCGCGGTGTACGGCCCGAACGGCTATCTGTGCGAGTTCCAGGGCAACACGGCGCGCGCGATGGACGGCCATCACGCGAACCCGGAAGCGAAGCTCGGCTACGACGTGCGCAACCGCCACGTGTACCTGCAGCTGCGCAACAGCGGCTGCGCGACGTGCCGCGTGGTCGTCGACAACGCGTACAGCCATGCGCATGCGCGCACCTATGTGCTGGAGCCGGGCGAGCGTGTCGAGGATCACTGGGAGCTGAGCTCGAGCCACGGCTGGTACGACCTGAGCATCGTCGCGACCACGACGGGCGGCGCGAGCGACAAGGTCGTGCGCCGCTTCGCCGGGCACGTCGAGACGGGCCGGCCAAGCCAGAGCGACCCGGGGCCGGTGAAGCGCTGA